From Drosophila suzukii chromosome 2R, CBGP_Dsuzu_IsoJpt1.0, whole genome shotgun sequence, a single genomic window includes:
- the LOC108009918 gene encoding endoplasmic reticulum metallopeptidase 1 isoform X2, which produces MSGTDKSVRRRVITPTSDPPNTYPLLRPRGSQQYEPQPHGCERAFIQGNKIKWSWAPAFFGFWLLLYVAISIPASDRLPRPLTIEDEAKHPDQFIAERAENNLRELVSLGPRVVGSRQNEMAALKLLSQKMQKIRSGSANEIEVDVQVASGSYVHWSMVNMYQSIQNIVVKISPKGTNSTTYLLVNSHYDSVPAGPGAGDDASMVATMMEVLRVLAKSDQPLKNPVVFLFNGAEEDGLLGSHAFITQHKWAKYCKAFINLDSCGNGGREILFQSGPNHPWLMKNYRRAIKHPYSSTMGEELFQHNFIPSDTDFRIFRDHGSVPGLDMAYTYNGYVYHTRHDRAEIFPRGSFQHTGDNLLALVRQIANCPEIEDSSKYAEGHTIYFDVMGWFLVFYTEAEGVILNVIVSLAAIGICGFAFKLMSVGSGIKLEKILKRVLHTLLVQIVSVIVGAVLPVLLGLFMDAVHLPLSWFTNSWLILGLYFTTFFFGLAIVPALYFHYTKHDKLPIGQRIQLLLHCHCVLLAVLTLIFTICGIRSAFVLMLSCLFYTMGLIINIATKLHSKDVAWVIPHIVCTVPPFVFFAYFSHGFFTTFIPMFGRFGENLNPDLAVAVLSIAVGFLCCGFIIPVLHLFSKSKSIICGLMGITLLCLVIAMTPVGFPYRPDTNVQRFDVLHTKRTFHDAQNDVRREESGYFIIPQDRRIYTVKDAVINMTIAQQIGADCEKEINCGLPLRWHKTSLWIPAPEPLLGEDLPNVIVLSKKQLSSIKIRYEMQLSGPSHMVLFIQPLNGAKMKNWTFQKAPLRLNFKPPYLINLSWGVNREPLKFWLELEKPTGNWNSTTLELGLGGHWTHHKDLITPDFKKFLDSFPNYVDATPWPASFESRTY; this is translated from the exons ATGAGTGGCACCGACAAGAGCGTTCGGCGACGCGTAATAACGCCGACCAGCGATCCTCCGAATACCTATCCATTGCTCCGACCTCGTGGCTCGCAGCAGTATGAG CCCCAGCCCCATGGCTGTGAGCGAGCCTTTATCCAGGGGAACAAGATTAAGTGGTCCTGGGCACCAGCTTTTTTTGGATTCTGGCTACTGCTCTACGTGGCCATCTCAATCCCCGCCAGCGATCGCCTGCCCCGCCCACTTACCATTGAGGATGAGGCCAAGCACCCCGACCAGTTCATCGCCGAGCGGGCGGAGAACAATCTGCGGGAGCTGGTGAGTCTGGGCCCCCGAGTGGTGGGCAGCCGGCAGAACGAGATGGCCGCTCTGAAGTTGCTGTCCCAGAAGATGCAAAAAATACGCTCAGGCTCTGCCAACGAAATCGAAGTGGATGTCCAGGTGGCTTCCGGGAGCTACGTGCATTGGTCGATGGTCAACATGTACCAGAGCATTCAGAACATTGTGGTTAAGATTAGTCCCAAGGGAACCAACAGCACAACCTACCTTCTGGTAAACAGTCACTACGACTCGGTGCCGGCAGGACCTGGTGCTGGCGATGATGCTTCCATGGTGGCCACCATGATGGAGGTACTGCGAGTGCTGGCCAAATCCGACCAGCCCCTGAAGAACCCTGTGGTATTCCTGTTCAACGGAGCCGAGGAAGATGGCCTACTGGGTTCACATGCCTTTATCACCCAACACAAGTGGGCCAAATACTGCAA AGCTTTTATAAACCTAGATTCTTGTGGAAACGGCGGTCGAGAGATTCTTTTCCAATCGGGTCCCAATCATCCCTGGTTAATGAAGAACTACAGACGTGCCATCAAGCATCCGTATTCTTCTACCATGGGCGAGGAGCTGTtccagcataatttcattccCTCTGACACTGATTTCCGCATCTTCCGTGACCACGGATCGGTTCCCGGCTTGGATATGGCGTACACCTACAACGGGTACGTCTACCACACACGACACGACAGGGCAGAGATCTTTCCTAGGGGCAGTTTCCAGCACACTGGAGACAATCTGTTGGCCTTGGTTCGACAGATTGCCAACTGTCCGGAGATAGAGGATTCCTCG AAATACGCCGAAGGACACACCATCTATTTTGATGTTATGGGCTGGTTCCTGGTCTTCTACACCGAAGCCGAAGGCGTTATCTTGAACGTTATTGTGTCGTTGGCAGCCATCGGTATTTGTGGCTTCGCCTTCAAGTTGATGTCGGTTGGCTCTGGCATAAAGCTGGAGAAGATCCTCAAGCGAGTCTTGCACACGCTCCTTGTTCAGATTGTATCTGTAATCGTGGGAGCAGTGCTGCCAGTTCTCCTGGGACTTTTTATGGACGCGGTGCATTTGCCTCTCTCCTGGTTCACGAACTCCTGGCTCATCCTGGGCCTGTACTTCACCACTTTCTTCTTTGGTTTGGCTATAGTGCCTGCTTTGTACTTCCACTATACCAAGCAT GATAAACTACCCATTGGACAGCGGATTCAGCTTTTGCTGCACTGCCACTGTGTGCTCTTGGCCGTCCTTACCCTGATCTTTACCATCTGTGGAATTCGCTCTGCGTTTGTCCTGATGCTCAGCTGTTTGTTCTATACAATGGGTCTAATCATCAACATTGCCACCAAACTGCACAGCAAGG atGTGGCCTGGGTCATTCCGCACATTGTCTGCACTGTTCCGCCGTTTGTATTCTTCGCATATTTCTCGCACGGATTCTTCACCACCTTTATTCCCATGTTCGGTCGGTTTGGTGAGAACCTTAACCCGGATCTGGCGGTGGCTGTTTTAAGTATTGCTGTGGGCTTCTTGTGCTGCGGTTTTATTATTCCGGTGCTGCACCTCTTTAGCAAGTCAAAATCAATTATTTGTGGTTTGATGGGCATCACTTTATTGTGTCTCGTTATTGCAATGACACCAGTTGGATTTCCCTATCGCCCAGATACCAATGTCCAACGCTTCGATGTGTTG CACACCAAACGTACCTTCCATGATGCCCAAAATGATGTGCGCCGTGAGGAATCtggttattttattattcctCAGGATAGGCGCATCTATACAGTCAAAG ATGCGGTTATCAACATGACGATCGCCCAACAGATCGGTGCTGATTGCGAAAAGGAAATTAATTGCGGATTGCCCCTGCGTTGGCACAAAACAAG CTTGTGGATACCCGCTCCTGAACCACTCCTTGGTGAAGATCTGCCCAATGTTATAGTACTATCCAAAAAACAGCTCTCATCCATTAAAATTCGTTATGAAATGCAGCTTAGTGGACCCAGTCACATGGTGCTATTCATTCAGCCTTTGAATGGCGCAAAGATGAAGAACTGGACCTTCCAGAAA GCTCCCTTACGTCTCAACTTTAAGCCACCATACTTAATCAACTTATCCTGGGGCGTCAATAGGGAACCCCTTAAATTCTGGCTAGAGCTGGAG AAACCCACTGGAAATTGGAATTCAACCACTCTTGAACTGGGTCTCGGAGGCCATTGGACCCATCACAAGGACTTAATAACGCCGGACTTCAAAAAGTTCCTTGACAGTTTCCCCAATTATGTGGATGCTACCCCCTGGCCAGCTTCCTTTGAGAGTCGCACTTACTAG
- the LOC108009918 gene encoding endoplasmic reticulum metallopeptidase 1 isoform X3, which translates to MNEIEKSVRRRVLTPTRDPLNTDPLLHLHQYKPQPHGCERAFIQGNKIKWSWAPAFFGFWLLLYVAISIPASDRLPRPLTIEDEAKHPDQFIAERAENNLRELVSLGPRVVGSRQNEMAALKLLSQKMQKIRSGSANEIEVDVQVASGSYVHWSMVNMYQSIQNIVVKISPKGTNSTTYLLVNSHYDSVPAGPGAGDDASMVATMMEVLRVLAKSDQPLKNPVVFLFNGAEEDGLLGSHAFITQHKWAKYCKAFINLDSCGNGGREILFQSGPNHPWLMKNYRRAIKHPYSSTMGEELFQHNFIPSDTDFRIFRDHGSVPGLDMAYTYNGYVYHTRHDRAEIFPRGSFQHTGDNLLALVRQIANCPEIEDSSKYAEGHTIYFDVMGWFLVFYTEAEGVILNVIVSLAAIGICGFAFKLMSVGSGIKLEKILKRVLHTLLVQIVSVIVGAVLPVLLGLFMDAVHLPLSWFTNSWLILGLYFTTFFFGLAIVPALYFHYTKHDKLPIGQRIQLLLHCHCVLLAVLTLIFTICGIRSAFVLMLSCLFYTMGLIINIATKLHSKDVAWVIPHIVCTVPPFVFFAYFSHGFFTTFIPMFGRFGENLNPDLAVAVLSIAVGFLCCGFIIPVLHLFSKSKSIICGLMGITLLCLVIAMTPVGFPYRPDTNVQRFDVLHTKRTFHDAQNDVRREESGYFIIPQDRRIYTVKDAVINMTIAQQIGADCEKEINCGLPLRWHKTSLWIPAPEPLLGEDLPNVIVLSKKQLSSIKIRYEMQLSGPSHMVLFIQPLNGAKMKNWTFQKAPLRLNFKPPYLINLSWGVNREPLKFWLELEKPTGNWNSTTLELGLGGHWTHHKDLITPDFKKFLDSFPNYVDATPWPASFESRTY; encoded by the exons ATGAATGAAATCGAAAAGAGTGTGCGGCGACGCGTTTTGACGCCTACCAGAGATCCTCTGAATACGGATCCATTACTACATTTGCACCAGTATAAG CCCCAGCCCCATGGCTGTGAGCGAGCCTTTATCCAGGGGAACAAGATTAAGTGGTCCTGGGCACCAGCTTTTTTTGGATTCTGGCTACTGCTCTACGTGGCCATCTCAATCCCCGCCAGCGATCGCCTGCCCCGCCCACTTACCATTGAGGATGAGGCCAAGCACCCCGACCAGTTCATCGCCGAGCGGGCGGAGAACAATCTGCGGGAGCTGGTGAGTCTGGGCCCCCGAGTGGTGGGCAGCCGGCAGAACGAGATGGCCGCTCTGAAGTTGCTGTCCCAGAAGATGCAAAAAATACGCTCAGGCTCTGCCAACGAAATCGAAGTGGATGTCCAGGTGGCTTCCGGGAGCTACGTGCATTGGTCGATGGTCAACATGTACCAGAGCATTCAGAACATTGTGGTTAAGATTAGTCCCAAGGGAACCAACAGCACAACCTACCTTCTGGTAAACAGTCACTACGACTCGGTGCCGGCAGGACCTGGTGCTGGCGATGATGCTTCCATGGTGGCCACCATGATGGAGGTACTGCGAGTGCTGGCCAAATCCGACCAGCCCCTGAAGAACCCTGTGGTATTCCTGTTCAACGGAGCCGAGGAAGATGGCCTACTGGGTTCACATGCCTTTATCACCCAACACAAGTGGGCCAAATACTGCAA AGCTTTTATAAACCTAGATTCTTGTGGAAACGGCGGTCGAGAGATTCTTTTCCAATCGGGTCCCAATCATCCCTGGTTAATGAAGAACTACAGACGTGCCATCAAGCATCCGTATTCTTCTACCATGGGCGAGGAGCTGTtccagcataatttcattccCTCTGACACTGATTTCCGCATCTTCCGTGACCACGGATCGGTTCCCGGCTTGGATATGGCGTACACCTACAACGGGTACGTCTACCACACACGACACGACAGGGCAGAGATCTTTCCTAGGGGCAGTTTCCAGCACACTGGAGACAATCTGTTGGCCTTGGTTCGACAGATTGCCAACTGTCCGGAGATAGAGGATTCCTCG AAATACGCCGAAGGACACACCATCTATTTTGATGTTATGGGCTGGTTCCTGGTCTTCTACACCGAAGCCGAAGGCGTTATCTTGAACGTTATTGTGTCGTTGGCAGCCATCGGTATTTGTGGCTTCGCCTTCAAGTTGATGTCGGTTGGCTCTGGCATAAAGCTGGAGAAGATCCTCAAGCGAGTCTTGCACACGCTCCTTGTTCAGATTGTATCTGTAATCGTGGGAGCAGTGCTGCCAGTTCTCCTGGGACTTTTTATGGACGCGGTGCATTTGCCTCTCTCCTGGTTCACGAACTCCTGGCTCATCCTGGGCCTGTACTTCACCACTTTCTTCTTTGGTTTGGCTATAGTGCCTGCTTTGTACTTCCACTATACCAAGCAT GATAAACTACCCATTGGACAGCGGATTCAGCTTTTGCTGCACTGCCACTGTGTGCTCTTGGCCGTCCTTACCCTGATCTTTACCATCTGTGGAATTCGCTCTGCGTTTGTCCTGATGCTCAGCTGTTTGTTCTATACAATGGGTCTAATCATCAACATTGCCACCAAACTGCACAGCAAGG atGTGGCCTGGGTCATTCCGCACATTGTCTGCACTGTTCCGCCGTTTGTATTCTTCGCATATTTCTCGCACGGATTCTTCACCACCTTTATTCCCATGTTCGGTCGGTTTGGTGAGAACCTTAACCCGGATCTGGCGGTGGCTGTTTTAAGTATTGCTGTGGGCTTCTTGTGCTGCGGTTTTATTATTCCGGTGCTGCACCTCTTTAGCAAGTCAAAATCAATTATTTGTGGTTTGATGGGCATCACTTTATTGTGTCTCGTTATTGCAATGACACCAGTTGGATTTCCCTATCGCCCAGATACCAATGTCCAACGCTTCGATGTGTTG CACACCAAACGTACCTTCCATGATGCCCAAAATGATGTGCGCCGTGAGGAATCtggttattttattattcctCAGGATAGGCGCATCTATACAGTCAAAG ATGCGGTTATCAACATGACGATCGCCCAACAGATCGGTGCTGATTGCGAAAAGGAAATTAATTGCGGATTGCCCCTGCGTTGGCACAAAACAAG CTTGTGGATACCCGCTCCTGAACCACTCCTTGGTGAAGATCTGCCCAATGTTATAGTACTATCCAAAAAACAGCTCTCATCCATTAAAATTCGTTATGAAATGCAGCTTAGTGGACCCAGTCACATGGTGCTATTCATTCAGCCTTTGAATGGCGCAAAGATGAAGAACTGGACCTTCCAGAAA GCTCCCTTACGTCTCAACTTTAAGCCACCATACTTAATCAACTTATCCTGGGGCGTCAATAGGGAACCCCTTAAATTCTGGCTAGAGCTGGAG AAACCCACTGGAAATTGGAATTCAACCACTCTTGAACTGGGTCTCGGAGGCCATTGGACCCATCACAAGGACTTAATAACGCCGGACTTCAAAAAGTTCCTTGACAGTTTCCCCAATTATGTGGATGCTACCCCCTGGCCAGCTTCCTTTGAGAGTCGCACTTACTAG
- the LOC108009918 gene encoding endoplasmic reticulum metallopeptidase 1 isoform X5, translated as MAYWVHMPLSPNTSGPNTANSCGNGGREILFQSGPNHPWLMKNYRRAIKHPYSSTMGEELFQHNFIPSDTDFRIFRDHGSVPGLDMAYTYNGYVYHTRHDRAEIFPRGSFQHTGDNLLALVRQIANCPEIEDSSKYAEGHTIYFDVMGWFLVFYTEAEGVILNVIVSLAAIGICGFAFKLMSVGSGIKLEKILKRVLHTLLVQIVSVIVGAVLPVLLGLFMDAVHLPLSWFTNSWLILGLYFTTFFFGLAIVPALYFHYTKHDKLPIGQRIQLLLHCHCVLLAVLTLIFTICGIRSAFVLMLSCLFYTMGLIINIATKLHSKDVAWVIPHIVCTVPPFVFFAYFSHGFFTTFIPMFGRFGENLNPDLAVAVLSIAVGFLCCGFIIPVLHLFSKSKSIICGLMGITLLCLVIAMTPVGFPYRPDTNVQRFDVLHTKRTFHDAQNDVRREESGYFIIPQDRRIYTVKDAVINMTIAQQIGADCEKEINCGLPLRWHKTSLWIPAPEPLLGEDLPNVIVLSKKQLSSIKIRYEMQLSGPSHMVLFIQPLNGAKMKNWTFQKAPLRLNFKPPYLINLSWGVNREPLKFWLELEKPTGNWNSTTLELGLGGHWTHHKDLITPDFKKFLDSFPNYVDATPWPASFESRTY; from the exons ATGGCCTACTGGGTTCACATGCCTTTATCACCCAACACAAGTGGGCCAAATACTGCAA ATTCTTGTGGAAACGGCGGTCGAGAGATTCTTTTCCAATCGGGTCCCAATCATCCCTGGTTAATGAAGAACTACAGACGTGCCATCAAGCATCCGTATTCTTCTACCATGGGCGAGGAGCTGTtccagcataatttcattccCTCTGACACTGATTTCCGCATCTTCCGTGACCACGGATCGGTTCCCGGCTTGGATATGGCGTACACCTACAACGGGTACGTCTACCACACACGACACGACAGGGCAGAGATCTTTCCTAGGGGCAGTTTCCAGCACACTGGAGACAATCTGTTGGCCTTGGTTCGACAGATTGCCAACTGTCCGGAGATAGAGGATTCCTCG AAATACGCCGAAGGACACACCATCTATTTTGATGTTATGGGCTGGTTCCTGGTCTTCTACACCGAAGCCGAAGGCGTTATCTTGAACGTTATTGTGTCGTTGGCAGCCATCGGTATTTGTGGCTTCGCCTTCAAGTTGATGTCGGTTGGCTCTGGCATAAAGCTGGAGAAGATCCTCAAGCGAGTCTTGCACACGCTCCTTGTTCAGATTGTATCTGTAATCGTGGGAGCAGTGCTGCCAGTTCTCCTGGGACTTTTTATGGACGCGGTGCATTTGCCTCTCTCCTGGTTCACGAACTCCTGGCTCATCCTGGGCCTGTACTTCACCACTTTCTTCTTTGGTTTGGCTATAGTGCCTGCTTTGTACTTCCACTATACCAAGCAT GATAAACTACCCATTGGACAGCGGATTCAGCTTTTGCTGCACTGCCACTGTGTGCTCTTGGCCGTCCTTACCCTGATCTTTACCATCTGTGGAATTCGCTCTGCGTTTGTCCTGATGCTCAGCTGTTTGTTCTATACAATGGGTCTAATCATCAACATTGCCACCAAACTGCACAGCAAGG atGTGGCCTGGGTCATTCCGCACATTGTCTGCACTGTTCCGCCGTTTGTATTCTTCGCATATTTCTCGCACGGATTCTTCACCACCTTTATTCCCATGTTCGGTCGGTTTGGTGAGAACCTTAACCCGGATCTGGCGGTGGCTGTTTTAAGTATTGCTGTGGGCTTCTTGTGCTGCGGTTTTATTATTCCGGTGCTGCACCTCTTTAGCAAGTCAAAATCAATTATTTGTGGTTTGATGGGCATCACTTTATTGTGTCTCGTTATTGCAATGACACCAGTTGGATTTCCCTATCGCCCAGATACCAATGTCCAACGCTTCGATGTGTTG CACACCAAACGTACCTTCCATGATGCCCAAAATGATGTGCGCCGTGAGGAATCtggttattttattattcctCAGGATAGGCGCATCTATACAGTCAAAG ATGCGGTTATCAACATGACGATCGCCCAACAGATCGGTGCTGATTGCGAAAAGGAAATTAATTGCGGATTGCCCCTGCGTTGGCACAAAACAAG CTTGTGGATACCCGCTCCTGAACCACTCCTTGGTGAAGATCTGCCCAATGTTATAGTACTATCCAAAAAACAGCTCTCATCCATTAAAATTCGTTATGAAATGCAGCTTAGTGGACCCAGTCACATGGTGCTATTCATTCAGCCTTTGAATGGCGCAAAGATGAAGAACTGGACCTTCCAGAAA GCTCCCTTACGTCTCAACTTTAAGCCACCATACTTAATCAACTTATCCTGGGGCGTCAATAGGGAACCCCTTAAATTCTGGCTAGAGCTGGAG AAACCCACTGGAAATTGGAATTCAACCACTCTTGAACTGGGTCTCGGAGGCCATTGGACCCATCACAAGGACTTAATAACGCCGGACTTCAAAAAGTTCCTTGACAGTTTCCCCAATTATGTGGATGCTACCCCCTGGCCAGCTTCCTTTGAGAGTCGCACTTACTAG
- the LOC108009918 gene encoding endoplasmic reticulum metallopeptidase 1 isoform X1, with the protein MSGTDKSVRRRVITPTSDPPNTYPLLRPRGSQQYEAQPNGCERAFVRGNKIKWFWAPAFFGFWLLLYVAISIPASHRLPRPLTIEDEAKHPDQFIAERAENNLRELVSLGPRVVGSRQNEMAALKLLSQKMQKIRSGSANEIEVDVQVASGSYVHWSMVNMYQSIQNIVVKISPKGTNSTTYLLVNSHYDSVPAGPGAGDDASMVATMMEVLRVLAKSDKPLKNPVVFLFNGAEENPLQASHAFITQHKWARFCKALINLDSCGNGGREILFQSGPNHPWLMKNYRRAIKHPYASTMGEELFQHNFIPSDTDFRIFRDHGSVPGLDMAYTYNGYVYHTRHDRAEIFPRGSFQHTGDNLLALVRQIANCPEIEDSSKYAEGHTIYFDVMGWFLVFYTETEGVILNVIVSLAAIGICGFAFKLMSVGSGIKLEKILKRVLHTLLVQIVSVIVGAVLPVLLGLFMDAVHLPLSWFTNSWLILGLYFTTFFFGLAIVPALYFHYTKHDKLPIGQRIQLLLHCHCVLLAVLTLIFTICGIRSAFVLMLSCLFYTMGLIINIATKLHSKDVAWVIPHIICTVPPFVFFAYFSHGFFTTFIPMFGRFGENLNPDLAVAVFSVAVGFLCCGFIIPVLQLFNKSKTIICGLMGITLLCFIIAMTPVGFPYRPDTNVQRFAVLHTKRTFHDAENHVRRQESGYFIMPQDRRTYTVKNAVINMTLAQRVGSDCEKEINCGLPLYNQRWHKTRKNSLWIPASEPVLGEDLPTVIVLSKKLLSSTKIRYEMQLSGPNHMALFIQPLNGGKVTDWSFHKAPLRLNFEPPYFIYFSWGVNGDPLKFWLELEKPNGNWNSTTLELGLGGHWTHHKELITPDFKKFLDSFPSYVDATPWPASFESRIY; encoded by the exons ATGAGTGGCACCGACAAGAGCGTTCGGCGACGCGTAATAACGCCGACCAGCGATCCTCCGAATACCTATCCATTGCTCCGACCTCGTGGCTCGCAGCAGTATGAG GCCCAGCCCAATGGCTGTGAACGAGCCTTTGTCCGGGGGAACAAGATCAAGTGGTTCTGGGCACCAGCCTTCTTTGGATTCTGGCTGCTGCTCTACGTGGCCATCTCAATCCCCGCCAGCCATCGCCTACCCCGCCCACTTACCATTGAGGATGAGGCCAAGCACCCCGACCAGTTCATCGCCGAGCGGGCGGAGAACAATCTGCGGGAGCTGGTGAGTCTGGGACCCCGAGTGGTGGGCAGCCGGCAGAACGAGATGGCCGCTCTGAAGTTGCTGTCCCAGAAGATGCAGAAAATACGCTCAGGCTCTGCCAACGAAATCGAAGTTGACGTACAGGTGGCCTCCGGGAGCTATGTGCACTGGTCGATGGTCAACATGTACCAGAGCATTCAGAATATTGTGGTTAAGATTAGTCCCAAGGGAACCAACAGCACCACCTACCTTCTGGTAAACAGTCACTATGACTCGGTGCCGGCAGGACCTGGTGCTGGCGATGATGCTTCCATGGTGGCCACCATGATGGAGGTACTGCGTGTGCTGGCCAAATCCGACAAGCCCCTGAAGAACCCTGTGGTATTCCTGTTCAACGGAGCCGAGGAAAATCCTCTGCAAGCTTCACATGCTTTCATCACCCAGCACAAATGGGCCAGATTCTGCAA AGCTCTTATTAACCTGGATTCCTGTGGAAACGGCGGTCGAGAGATCCTCTTCCAATCGGGTCCCAATCATCCCTGGCTGATGAAGAACTACAGACGTGCCATCAAGCACCCGTATGCTTCAACCATGGGCGAAGAGCTGTtccagcataatttcattccCTCTGACACGGATTTCCGCATCTTCCGGGACCACGGATCGGTTCCCGGCTTGGATATGGCCTACACCTACAACGGGTACGTCTACCACACACGACACGACAGGGCAGAGATCTTTCCTAGGGGAAGTTTCCAGCACACTGGAGACAATCTGTTGGCCTTGGTTCGACAGATTGCCAACTGTCCGGAGATAGAGGATTCCTCG AAATACGCTGAAGGACACACCATCTATTTTGATGTTATGGGCTGGTTCCTGGTCTTCTACACCGAAACCGAAGGCGTTATCTTGAACGTTATTGTGTCGTTGGCAGCCATCGGTATTTGTGGCTTCGCCTTCAAGTTGATGTCGGTTGGCTCTGGCATTAAGCTGGAGAAGATCCTCAAGCGGGTCTTGCACACCCTCCTTGTCCAGATTGTATCTGTAATCGTGGGAGCAGTGCTGCCAGTTCTTCTGGGACTTTTCATGGACGCGGTGCACTTGCCTCTCTCATGGTTTACGAACTCCTGGCTCATCTTGGGCCTGTACTTCACCACTTTCTTCTTTGGTTTGGCTATAGTGCCTGCTTTGTACTTCCACTATACCAAGCAT GATAAACTGCCCATTGGACAGCGGATTCAGCTGTTGCTGCACTGCCACTGTGTGCTCTTGGCCGTCCTTACCCTGATCTTTACCATCTGTGGAATTCGCTCTGCGTTTGTCCTGATGCTCAGCTGTTTGTTCTATACAATGGGTCTAATCATCAACATTGCCACCAAACTGCACAGCAAGG atGTGGCCTGGGTCATTCCGCACATTATCTGCACTGTTCCGCCGTTTGTATTCTTCGCATATTTCTCGCACGGATTCTTCACCACCTTTATTCCCATGTTCGGTCGGTTTGGTGAGAACCTTAACCCGGATCTGGCGGTGGCTGTTTTCAGCGTTGCTGTGGGTTTCCTGTGCTGCGGTTTTATTATTCCTGTTCTGCAGCTCTTTAACAAGTCAAAGACGATTATTTGTGGCCTGATGGGCATTACTTTGTTGTGCTTCATTATTGCAATGACACCAGTGGGATTCCCCTACCGTCCAGACACCAATGTTCAGCGATTCGCAGTGCTG CACACCAAACGTACCTTCCACGACGCCGAAAACCATGTGCGCCGTCAGGAATCGGGTTACTTTATTATGCCTCAGGACAGACGAACCTACACAGTGAAAA ATGCGGTTATCAACATGACTCTTGCCCAACGGGTCGGTTCTGATTGCGAGAAGGAAATTAATTGCGGTTTACCCCTGTACAATCAGCGTTGGCACAAAACCAG AAAGAACAGCTTGTGGATACCTGCTTCTGAGCCAGTCCTCGGCGAAGATCTCCCCACTGTAATTGTACTATCCAAGAAGCTGCTATCATCCACCAAAATTCGTTATGAAATGCAGCTTAGTGGACCCAATCACATGGCGCTCTTTATTCAGCCCTTGAATGGAGGAAAGGTGACGGACTGGAGCTTCCATAAA GCACCTTTACGTCTCAACTTTGAGCCTCCATACTTCATCTACTTCTCCTGGGGCGTCAATGGAGATCCCCTTAAGTTCTGGCTAGAGCTGGAG AAACCCAATGGAAATTGGAATTCAACCACTCTTGAACTGGGTCTCGGAGGCCATTGGACCCATCACAAGGAGTTAATAACGCCGGACTTCAAAAAGTTCCTCGACAGTTTCCCCAGTTATGTGGATGCCACCCCCTGGCCAGCTTCGTTTGAGAGTCGCATCTACTAG